DNA sequence from the Prolixibacter sp. SD074 genome:
CAAAAAGGGAACTAAAGCCGAAGCAGCCCTTTGGAAATATGGCCTAAAAGCTGGGAAAATGAGAGGTTATCAATTCCGCAGACAAAGACCCATCCTCAATTACATCGCCGATTTCATGTGCAAAGACTTAAAACTCATCATCGAAGTGGATGGAATAACGCACCACGATGAAGAACAATTGGAGCGTGATAAGCAAAGAGACCATAATTTAAACAACGCTGGATTTACGGTGCTGCGTCTGACCGATGAAATGGTCCTTAACAGGATGGACTTGGCTTTGACGGAAATTGATAACTGGATAACGCAAAACGAAGATAATCCGGATACCTAAAATCCTCCCCCTTTAATCCCCCTCCAAAGGGGGACAGTCCGCCAATCAACTGCACGACTAAGCTGCACCAATACCAATTTGCGACCTAAAGCTCATGCTAAAATATGCCACTTCAGCTGTTAAAAGCGCCGCAGTCCGCAAATATCCTCCGCTGGAGGAGGTGGCCGAAGGCCGGAGGAGGATTTTGTAATTAACCCCGAAGCCCAAATCTGTCAAACCTGCCCATTAAAAGTACCGCAGCACGCGACCGTCCCCTCCCCGTTTGGGGAGGCCGGGTGGGGCTATAAAACCACGCCACCCCTGAATAATCCAACTGCACGACTAAGCTTCACCAGTACCAATTTGCGACCTAAAGCTCATGCTAAAATATGCCACTTCAGCTGTTAAAAACGCCGCAGTCCGCAAATATCCTCCGCTGGAGGAGGTGGCCGAAGGCCGGAGGAGGATTTTGTAATTAACCCCGAAACTCACCGTTACGGGATGAGGAAGTTGGTACATCGGTTATGCAGCCGGCACAACAGGGACGAGTGTGCGAGCGTGTATGACAGGCAAATCAGGTGTTTCCCGGTATTCGCATTGACCCATTACCGGAACCAAAATCCCGATCTAAAAATTTTTGGGAAGCAATCCCACCGTATTTTTTCGATCTAAAAACTTTGAGGGAGCCCTTCTGTTGTATTTTTTCGATCTAAAACGATTGAGGGAGCCCGCCCACCGTATTTTTCCGATCTAAAAATTTTGAGGGAACGATCCGATTGTCGTTTTCCGATCTAAAAACTTTGAGGGAACTCTTCCGTTGAATTTTTCCCATCTAAAACGTTTTAGGGAGCGATCGCGTTGCAATTTACCGCCCTCAACGGTTTTAGGAGCAATATTTACTCCGGAAGTCCGGCCAAAAAATTTTCAGATTAGAAATCTACACGGGTTGTTCGCCCTCAAACGTTTCAGGTTAGCGATCGGCTTCGGGCGGGCGCCCTAAAAGTCCTGGGGGCCAATGTCGACGGCTGAAAAGCTACCTCAAAGCCATGGGGCGCGAAATTCAGCGCGATTTTGCCGGCCGGGCATCCCGGGGGACAAAAAACCACCGCCAAATTCCTGATCGTTCTTTTTTGGGGACAGGTTCTGTTCTTACAATTCAGGTATTCAAACTGCCCGGCTTTTTAATTCCCGTTACATTTCCTAATTTTACCGTCCGCCGGAAGTCAACATCAAATTTCGAGAACAGAAGAGAATAAGCATGGAGGTTAGCTACCGCTTAATAGCACCTAATGACAATGCGCCGTTGGCGGAAATGATTCGGAAAGTATTCCGGGAATTCAAAATCGATCGTCCGGGCACCGTTTACACCGATCCCACTACCGATCACCTGTACGAGCTTTTCCAGGTACCGAAAGCAGAATATCGGATTGCCGGGGCCAACAGTGAAATTGTTGGCGGATGCGGCATCTACCCTTCCAACGGTTTGCCGGAAGGATGCGCCGAGTTGGTAAAATTCTACGTCGCGGCGCCGGTACGCGGGACAGGAATCGGCAAGCAATTGATGGCACAATGCATCGATTCGGCCCGCAAACAGGGCTACCAACAACTCTATCTCGAATCACTTCCCGAACTGGAAAAGGCTGTAGGCATGTATGAAAAGGCAGGCTTCCGCCGATTGAAACAACCCATCGGCGATACGGGCCATTACGCCTGCACCGTATGGATGCTAAAGGATTTATAAATTTTGTTTCCTAAGATTTAAGAGGAGTTTTACTGATTATGATAATATTTTACTAATTTCAGCAGGTTAGAATCCATTTATCCAAGATGGTTATCCAGACAGAAAAACTGACCACTAAATTATTATCGGACCATGGCTAAAATCAAATTAGAATTCGAAAAACTCACCATTCTTCGTCCCAAAGAGCGCTGGCAGCTCTATTTTGTTATCGTAGCAGAACATCCCGAAGACCACGACAAGATGGTGCTCACCACCACTCCCGAGCCGTACATCAAACTCACCCCCCGCCAGAAAAACGTACTGAGTTTTGTTCCGGAAGCATCAGATGATGGCACTGACGGTTTGTTTGTCCTCGAACGGGAAATGCCCAAAGATCGGCGGATTAAGGTACGCGTATACCTGCGTCACTGCCGGAAGCATACCCGCAGTACCGGCGAAACGCTTCTACAGGTAAAAGGCAGGTTGGGCAAACATGCCTTCGATATCGTAGGCGATATGCTGGGTGCAGGCGCATTGCCCTGGCTGGTGATTTCAAAAGAGGCGCTGCCACTGATTGGCGGCATTCTGCGGAGCATCAAAGACCGCGATTTCGGCTTTGTGTCGATGGACGAAGAGTTTGACGAGGAATTTGAGACACAAACGGAACTCGACCGCATGAATAACTTCTCCACCGGCGACGCACGCATCGTCTGGAGTTGGTCGGTTGACGAATGATTCCCAAAAAATAAAAGCTCATACTTTGACCGTTTCGTCCAAAACGGGAGGTCAAAATCTGAGCTTTTCAATAGTAGTAGCTATCCTTCTTTCTCAACGAAAGCGATGCCGTAACTTTCCAATTCATTCAGCACCGGCCCGTAAATCTCTTTCCTGTTGGGAATGTGCACGCCTGTTAGGGCGATTTGCCCGGTCATGACCATTTTGGTGGCTATAGCCAATGACAAGCCTACGGTCTTCGACATGGCCGTGTGTACACTATCCTCGCCCAGTACCACCATCGAAGAAGTCATTGTCACCGGATGGGAATCACCGTTTCGATTGTAAAGCAATTTGTGCCACATCACTACCATGTCCTTATCGTCGGGTTCCATTTTCCATTTCTCCGAAAGGATATGTTCCATAATCTGCGCAGGAGTAGCCCGCTCCAGGCCAATTTTTTTGTCACTGAACAGCTCCAGATATTCCAGTTTGTCAATAATATCGGAATCCTGATCGATGTGCATGTAGTGATACAGCTTCAATCGCACCGCTGCTTCGGCATAATAGAGAAACGAGTTGATGAACTCCTTGTAGGTCATGTTCCCGGTATTCTCCATAAAATACGTATCATCGGTAGCACCCAGTTGCACAAAAATATCCCATGCGCGGCAATATCCGGGCCGTCGCAATGTTCCCCTATAAACAGTAGGCACGCCCTGCAGGTTATACTTGTCGATGTACTTCAACGAATCGCGGTTGGCATAGCCTTCAAACTTTCCGAAGCCTTCAATATCGATTACTTCGGTACGCCGGAAAAGACGGTTGTACGGGATGTACTTGTATTTTCCTTCCTGAAGGAATTTGGCTGGTCCTCCCTGTCCTGCCACCACCACATTACGTGGGTTCCAGGTGAATTTATAATTCCACGGATTGTTATCCGATTCGGGTGCGACCAGTCCCCCGGTAAACGATTCAAAATCGGTGATGGCATGTCCTTCGCTTTTCACCCGGTCAATCAGCCGCATCGCCGACATGTGATCAATCCCCGGGTCAACGCCCATCTCGTTCAGGAAGAGTAAGCCTTTCGCCTTCACTTCCGCATCCAGATCGTTCAGTTCGTCAGACACGTAAGAAGCTGTTAGCAATGACTTACCAAATTTGAGACAGGTCAGCGCCACCACCTGATGCAAACGGGCCGGCAGCATCGATACTACGATGTCTGCTTGTTCTATTTCCAGGTTCCGTTGCTCTTCATCGAACACATTAAAGGCAATGGCGCGGGTTGGCGGCGCTATCTTATCGTTCACCAGGTTGATATCCTGGTCACCGACCGTGATTTTCCAACTGTAAGTAGGCGCCTGCTCTTCCATATACCGGATCAGCGTAGCGGACGAACGCCCGGCACCAATGATGAATACTTTTTTCATACTAAAAAAAACAATAAATATTAGAACCAAGATTTTAGACTCCAGACATTAGAATAAAGATTTCAGACCACAGCCTTTACGTGGAATGGAATTCTCCCACTCTCCCTTTCTCCTATTCTCCCCATCTCACGTTCTCGTCTTCACACTTTCGCACACTCTCACTTTCTTGTCAGGAATTCACCCAATCCCCGAGGTATTTATATCGTTCTGTTAGCTTTCCTTTTTCGGTAATCGTGGCCCGTTGAACAATGCCTTCAGAATCGTCTCCCAATAAATAAGGCAACACCCGATTGATAAGGTTTTCACCAAAATCGACAGAAGCATCGCGCGGCAACTCGGCCGGCAAATTATCCACCGACATCACCGTAATATTTTTCGGGTTGATAAAAGCTACTTCTTCCTGTTCCGTTACCGGATTGTATCCATAAAACGGCTCATCGATAGTAGTCGCCCGCAAAGTAGACGGGATAGAACCTTTGATGTCGCAGGTAATGTCAGAAATCACTTTAATGCGGAAATCCGGGCCACGCATATCTTCCGGGGTAAATAATACCGGCGCATTGGGATCCCAGTAGGCAGCCGAAATGAGCAAATCGGTGGTCCGGGCAAACCGGAGGAAATTACCTTCGTACGCCGTTGGATTTTTCACAAAATCTCCAAAATCAAAAACGCTGCCATCCTTGCGTTTATTGTAAGCATCGGGTTCGAGTTGCACATACACCGGTTGGTCAACATGTTCGGTAGCCAGGTATTCGTCGATACTTACCTTGCGAACCTTGATTTCATCCAACATCTCCATCACGCCGTGCGTAACGCGACCACCGCCGGTGATAGCGATTTTCAACGGAGGAAGTCCCAGTTTCCGCGCTTCGGCTTTCATCTCAGCCAAATCGTGGCATTCATATGCCGGCTTCGGTTCGGGCAACTCATGACGGATAGTCAGGGCGCGCAAGCCTTTGTAGGTTCCTACCAGTCCGGCAAAACGTCCAAAGCCAATCACGCGCATGCCATTCGGCCCGGTCAGCACTTCATAATCGACCAATCGTATGCGCTTTCGCAGAATCTCCTGAAGAAGTTTTTTGTTGTACGGTTGTTTTTTGATGGTATGAGAAAAAAACAGATACGTTTTATCTTCCATCAAATCGGCCATCGGTACCTCTTTTACTCCCATCAGAATATCACAATCGCTCAAATCGGGGCTCATGGAAATACCGGCATTCAGATAGTCGCTATCCGGAAAACACCGGATGGGACTCGGCTGAACCGTTAATTCCACTTGCTGGAAACGCTTTTTAATTTCGAGACATTGTTGGGCAGAAAAGGGCACGCGCCGATCGGGCGGTACTTTACCTTCTTTCAGGATACCTAGCTTCATTCGCGGAAAATTTAATCAATTAATAAAAAGTTTGAACCGGAATTAATCGATACGTACAGGTTCTATCAGCAGATTTTGGAAAATCCCCTTCAAGATAAGAAAATATGCGCTGCTTATCATATTGAAAGCAACTTTCGATACAACTACACCCATTTGTAAACCGGCGGCAGTACAGAAAATCAACTGAACCATTCATCAAACTTCCTGCCTGCCGTCCGGTTACGACACCAACGAACTTGTCAAATGCTACACATTGAACTCGATCCCCTGGGCCAACGGCAATTCCGAACCATAGTTAATGGTATTGGTTTGTCTGCGCATATAAGCTTTCCAGGCGTCAGACCCCGATTCCCGGCCGCCACCGGTATCCTTTTCCCCACCAAAAGCGCCACCAATCTCAGCGCCGGAAGTACCAATGTTAATATTGGCAATTCCGCAATCGGAACCGTCGTGCGACAGGAACCTTTCCGTTTCCAGCAGGTTGGATGAAAACATTGCGGATGACAGACCTTGCGGAACCGCGTTATGCAGTTCGATGGCTTCATCCAGTGTACTGTATTTGATAACGTAGAGCAACGGTGCGAACGTTTCTTCCTGAACGATTTCATAATGATTTTCCACTTCAGCAACGCAAGGCACCACATAGCATCCCGACCCGCAACCGGCGTCCTTATAAACTTCACCACCAAAGAGAATCTTGCCACCTTCAGCTTTCACTTTTTCAATGGCTTTGAAATAAGTATCCGAAGCCCCTTTGTCAATCAGCGGACCCACATGGTTTTTCTCGTCGAGTGGATTACCAATTTTCAATCCTTTGTAAACGTTGAGCAGTTTGTTCTTAAACTCTTCGTAAATACTATCGTGAAGAATAACGCGGCGGGTAGAAGTACAGCGCTGACCAGTTGTTCCAACAGCACCAAATACGATAGCCCGAAGCGCCATATCCTGGTTGGACGTCGGGGTAACAATCACCGCATTGTTTCCTCCCAACTCTAAAATAGAACGGCCCAAACGTTCACCAACCAAACGGCCGACTTTCCTACCCACGCGGGTAGAACCGGTGAACGAAATCAGCGGAATGTTCTTGTCGCTGAACATATCGTCGCCCAGGTACTTCGAACTGGTAGCCACCAGGTTGAGCACGCCTTCCGGAATATCGTTGCGTTTCAGTACACCGGACACAATATTATGAACAGCAATTGCACAAAGCAGTACCTTAGAAGAGGGTTTCCAAACCACTACATCGCCGGCGGCCAAAGCAATCATGGCGTTCCACGACCAAACCGCTACCGGGAAGTTAAACGCTGAAACCACGCCAACAATACCCAATGAATGATACTGATCGTATATGCGGTGTTCAGGACGCTCGGAGTGCATGGTATAACCATACAACTGGCGCGATTGTCCCAATGCAAAATCACAGATATCGATCATCTCCTGCACTTCCCCCAGTCCTTCCTGGTATATTTTCCCCATTTCGTAGGAAACCAAACGGCCCAGTGGCTCTTTGTATTTGCGTAGTTCAAGACCAATCTGGCGAACAATCTCTCCGCGTTTCGGAGCAGGTACTTTCTTCCATACCTTGAAGGCACCCTTTGCCGTATCAATCACTTTCCGGTAATCCTCCAGTGTTGCCTGTTGAATCTCAGCAATCACTTTTCCATCAGCCGGAGAATACGACGTAAGTTTATCGCCGGAGGTATCAATCCATTTCGTACCGGTGCACAACCCCGGATTCACATCTTTGATGCCTAATGTTTTCAGTACATCTTTCATTTCTTGCATATTATTTACGTTTTATGTTGTTATATATTCTCAGTTCAACTAAATAATTGTTTCGCTTTCGCGGATCCAGTTCACCAAACCGCCCTTTTCCAGAATCTGCATCAGCTTTTCGGGCAACGGATTGAAATGGAAAATCTTGGTTCCGATGTAAATCACACCCGAAGCCATGTCAACTTCCACACTTTCGCCTTTCTGATAAGCGGCGACTGCTTCGGGCAATACAATAATGGGAAGTCCCTGGTTGATGGCCGAACGGAAGAATATCCGGGAAACCGATTTTACAATAACTGCACACACGCCGGCTTTAACCAAACCAACCGAAGGATGCTCGCGCGAGCTGCCGCAACCGAAATTCTCACTACACACAATGATATCGCCCGGCTTCACTCTTTCAGCAAAGCGGCCATCAAATCCTTTAAAAAGATGCGGTACAATTTTCCCGGGTTCCGAGCTGTTTACCTCGTAGGTCAAACTGCCGGCAAACATCTGGTCGGTATTCAGGTTATCCACATCCGAATAGTTCCACACACCATTCTGGAGGCGGTCATCACCGGGATCAATCACCACGGTAGCCGTCTGCTGCTTGTGATACGGGAACTTGTGGGCAGAGGTTGCCTTTTCGGGCGAAGTAATTTCACCACGCAAAGCGGAAGCGGCCACGGTTGCCGGCGATGCCAGGTAGATGGAAGCATTCCTGTTACCCATCCGTCCAAGGAAATTGCGGTTAGCCGTTGAAATCACATTGATGCCATCGGCCGGGATTCCCTGACCTGTTCCCAGACAGGGTCCGCACGAAGGCGAAAGAACATTTCCACCTGCTTCCAGAAAGATTTCAACCAAACCTTCCTTCATGGCCTGCAGGTAAATTTCGCGGGAAGCGGGAGTTATCAACAACTGGAATCCTTCCGGTACTTTATGCCCTTTCAGGATGGCTGCAGCTGCCCGTAAATCTTCGATGCGACCGTTGGTGCATGTTCCGATTAACGCCTGGGCAACCGGCGTTCCGGCCACCTCATCAATGCTTTTCACGTTGTCAACGTGATGCGGACAAGCGGCTACCGGATACAATTCGGACAGATTGATGGTGTATTTCTTCGTAAACACGGCATCATCATCCGCCCAAATGGCTTTGAACTTCGCTCCGAAATATTCTTCCAGCCTTTCATCAGCCGGGAAAACGGCATTTTTGGCGCCCATTTCCGAGGCCAGGTTGGCAATGGTCATCCGATCGGACACCGTTAGCGTCTTCACACCTTCGCCATGGTACTCGATCGACATGTAATCGGCCCCGGAAGAACCAACCATACCGATAATGTACAGCGCCAAATCCTTTGAATACACATGCTCCGGCAATTTTCCCGTGAGGGTAATTTTGATGGTTTCGGGTACACGGAACCATGTTTCCCCCTGTTTCCACAGGCCAGCCGTCTCCGTGCGGTCGATGCCAGCTGCAAAAGCGTTGAAAGCTCCTGCTGTGCAAGTATGGCTATCACTCCCGACAACCAACATTCCGGGCCGTGCATGACCGGCCATCAACTGATGGCAAATTCCCTGCCCCACATCGTGAAAACCTGATACGTGTTGCTCTTTCGCGAAGTTGCGAATTTGCTGGTAATCGTTGGCCAACTTGGCATTTGTCGGCGGTGCATTGTGATCGAGCACCAGCAGTAATTTATTGGGATCGGCAACCCTGTTGCCGCCCATCTTGCGGAATATCTTTTCGATACTCGACGAATTATCGTGCGACAGGATGATATCCGGCGTGGCAAACACGATACTTCCAACCGGTGCACCCAAAATTTTTTCAGCAAACGTTTTTCCTGACATACGCCAAATTTTTAACGTCATACATGAAGTAAATCTCCCTTCCGGTAGATTTCCATTTGAACATCTGAAAACGGCTGAACCGTAATGTTCTTACCGTTTCGCCGATTCGTGATCTTTCCGGTTTCGAATTCAACGGCAATTACATCACCATTCTGAAGTTCCAGTTCTTCAATCGACTCATAGGTCATAATCGGGAAGCCGGCGTTGATAGCATTTCGCTCGTAAATAGCCCCGAACGATTCAGCCAAAACAGCCTGTACGCTCAACGATTTGAAACAGTCGACCGCCTGTTGACGGGAACTTCCGGCGCCAAAGTTTTTGCCGGTAATGACCATATCACCCGGTTGCACTTTGGAAGCAAAATCTTCCCAGCCCTTCAGGTTACCAAAGGTATATTTCCCCATCTCCGACAGTTCGGTAATCGCCAGGTGCTGATTGTGGAAAATCATGTCGGTATCGATGTTGTCTTCAATGACCAACCAAACCCGTCCTTCAACTACTGACGGCTTTTCTTTTTCACTTACATGATGCGTTACCAGTACCGCTTCCTGTTTGCCATGTCCTTCCTCGAATAAAGAAGGTTGTTCCGGCAGGTCGTCTTCGGTGGTAATATGACCCGCTACCGCAGAAGCAGCAGCCGTAGCCGGCGAAACTAAGTACACGTCACCTTTGCCTTGTTTGCCGGCAAAATTTCGGTTCCCGGTACTAACGGTTTTCTCACCCGGGCCGTTTTGTCCCACCTGACCGGCAGCACATCCGGCACATCCGGCATTGCTCAGCATGGCACCGGCATTTTTAAAAATACGAATCAGCCCTTCGTCCATGCAGGCATTCCACACCTCATCGGTTGACGGAACAATTTTCAAGACGACACCGGGAGCCACTTTCCGGCCTTTCAGAATCCGGGCAGCAGCCCGCATATCTTCCATGCGACCGTTCGTACAACTTCCGATAAACGAAGAATCGATTTTGGTGCCTTTCACCTGCTCCACCGGAACCACATCGTGTGGTTTTCCCGGAAGGGAAATGGCAGGAACAAAGATTGCTATATTCAGTTCGAAGTTTTCTGCATAGTGAGCGTCTCCATCGGCAAATACAGGTTCAAAATCTTCAGCTGAGCGTTCTTTTGCATATTGAACCACCTCATCCGATGGCGGGAAAAAAACCGCAATAGCCCCCATTTCCGTTCCCATGGAAGAGATGGTGATGCGTTCGTCCAACGTGAGGTCATCAACCTCTTCACCATAAAGTTCTACCGATTTGCCCAACAAACTACTGGCACCGAAATGTTGCAGCAGGTTCAGGACAATATCCTTGGCGTAAACACCAGTCGGGCGTTTTCCCGAAAGGGTAATTTTTACCGACTCCGGCACTTTGAACCAAACAGCTCCCCGTGCCCAGGCAGCGGCTATATCGCGGTCGCCCATGCCTTGTCCAAAAGCGCCGATGGCCCCCAGAATATTCGCATGCGAATCGGTGGATACGACAGTTGACCCGGGAACAGCCAGACCTTTATCAATCGCCAGATGCGTTCCGATTCCGGAATTGATATCGTACACCCGGATATTGAAATCGCGGGCAAAGAGCCGGCACTTTTGCTGATTGGCAGCATATTTCTGATCCGAACCGGTTGGATTGCAGTCGAAGGTGAAGAAAGTTTTTGAGCTGTTATCTACAGCCAGCTGGTTGTCCACCAGGTTCTTCACTACATTGGCCCCACCGAAATCCCGGGCCAGGCGAACATCAATACTGATATCGACAATCTCGCCCGGTTTCACCGACTCCTTCCCGGAATGGGCCGCAATTATTTTTTCAATGATGGTCATCATTTCAATTAGAAATTAAAAATGAGAAATGAACAATTGGAAAGAGCTTTCAAGTTGCCTTGGAAATCTTCTGCACAACGCCAAAACGTTCAGTGCAAAATCAATTGATGTATCAACGACCTGATTTTCCTTCATTGTCCATTATTCATTGTAATTTTTCACTGTTCATTTTTCATTGCTCATTGCCTTAAAGGGCAGAAACGTCATAAAATCGGCATGGTGCACGATGTACGCCTCTGTAGTGCGTTTCACCATGTCGCCTTCGCCGGCGTGCGTGGCAATGATATGGCAGACTTCCGCCGGAACGCCACACGATTCAGCCAGCGAAACTCCCGAAAACGGATGCCTCAGCAGTTTGCCATATTTTCCCTGGAAGGAATTCCCGTTTTGGTCCAGCTCATATTCCAGTAGTTTGCCCACATCAGCCAGGATAGCACCGGAAATCAGGACATCCATGTTTACCGGTAGCTCATTTTTGAAAAACTCGTTCATCTTCATACCGCTTTCGCGGGCAATGTGAACGACAGCCCGTTTATGGTCCATGAAGCTGACTTTCAAATCCGGCCCACAAAGAAGTGTGAACGGAATCCGGTGCAGATCTTCCGGCGTCAACACGCTTTTCTCCAGCGCCAACCGCCAGGCTTCAGCCGTCTGTCCGCGAAGTTCCTCATTTTTAATCCAGAGCAGTTCCGGCCAGAGGTCATATACTTGTTCCAGGTTGCTCATTACTCCAGTTTTTCAATGATCGCATCGGCCATCTGCTGTGTCGAAGCCGCACCTTTTTCAATCACATCGGGCCGTCCCGCCATTTTCATCATATCATACGTGCGGACTTTACCCTCAGCCACCACTTCCGCAATCGCCTTACGGATTTTGATGGCTCTGTCATTTTCACCGAGATGATCCAACATCATACAAGCCGATTCAATCATCGCAATCGGATTGACAATCGATACGTCGTAGTCGGCATACTTCGGTGCAGAACCGTGCGTCGGCTCAAAAACGGCTACTTCATCGCCCATATTGGCGCTGCAGGCAAATCCCAGACCACCAATCAATCCGGCAAAACCGTCCGATACGATATCGCCGAACATGTTTCCGGCTACGATTACTCCATAATCTTCCGGATTTTTGGTCAACCACATCATCTGCGCATCGATGTTGGTATTCCAAAGCGCTATTCCTGCATATTCCTGCTGAATCTCTTTCGCCATTTTATACATCATTCCCGATGTTTCGCGAATCACGTTCGGCTTTTCGCAGAGCGTTACCGACTTGTAGCCGTATTTCGCTGCATGGGCAAAGG
Encoded proteins:
- a CDS encoding endonuclease domain-containing protein — encoded protein: MDEQLSSNLGYNKKLKNFARHMRKKGTKAEAALWKYGLKAGKMRGYQFRRQRPILNYIADFMCKDLKLIIEVDGITHHDEEQLERDKQRDHNLNNAGFTVLRLTDEMVLNRMDLALTEIDNWITQNEDNPDT
- a CDS encoding GNAT family N-acetyltransferase, whose protein sequence is MEVSYRLIAPNDNAPLAEMIRKVFREFKIDRPGTVYTDPTTDHLYELFQVPKAEYRIAGANSEIVGGCGIYPSNGLPEGCAELVKFYVAAPVRGTGIGKQLMAQCIDSARKQGYQQLYLESLPELEKAVGMYEKAGFRRLKQPIGDTGHYACTVWMLKDL
- a CDS encoding saccharopine dehydrogenase family protein, which translates into the protein MKKVFIIGAGRSSATLIRYMEEQAPTYSWKITVGDQDINLVNDKIAPPTRAIAFNVFDEEQRNLEIEQADIVVSMLPARLHQVVALTCLKFGKSLLTASYVSDELNDLDAEVKAKGLLFLNEMGVDPGIDHMSAMRLIDRVKSEGHAITDFESFTGGLVAPESDNNPWNYKFTWNPRNVVVAGQGGPAKFLQEGKYKYIPYNRLFRRTEVIDIEGFGKFEGYANRDSLKYIDKYNLQGVPTVYRGTLRRPGYCRAWDIFVQLGATDDTYFMENTGNMTYKEFINSFLYYAEAAVRLKLYHYMHIDQDSDIIDKLEYLELFSDKKIGLERATPAQIMEHILSEKWKMEPDDKDMVVMWHKLLYNRNGDSHPVTMTSSMVVLGEDSVHTAMSKTVGLSLAIATKMVMTGQIALTGVHIPNRKEIYGPVLNELESYGIAFVEKEG
- a CDS encoding NAD(P)-dependent oxidoreductase, producing the protein MKLGILKEGKVPPDRRVPFSAQQCLEIKKRFQQVELTVQPSPIRCFPDSDYLNAGISMSPDLSDCDILMGVKEVPMADLMEDKTYLFFSHTIKKQPYNKKLLQEILRKRIRLVDYEVLTGPNGMRVIGFGRFAGLVGTYKGLRALTIRHELPEPKPAYECHDLAEMKAEARKLGLPPLKIAITGGGRVTHGVMEMLDEIKVRKVSIDEYLATEHVDQPVYVQLEPDAYNKRKDGSVFDFGDFVKNPTAYEGNFLRFARTTDLLISAAYWDPNAPVLFTPEDMRGPDFRIKVISDITCDIKGSIPSTLRATTIDEPFYGYNPVTEQEEVAFINPKNITVMSVDNLPAELPRDASVDFGENLINRVLPYLLGDDSEGIVQRATITEKGKLTERYKYLGDWVNS
- a CDS encoding aldehyde dehydrogenase family protein — protein: MQEMKDVLKTLGIKDVNPGLCTGTKWIDTSGDKLTSYSPADGKVIAEIQQATLEDYRKVIDTAKGAFKVWKKVPAPKRGEIVRQIGLELRKYKEPLGRLVSYEMGKIYQEGLGEVQEMIDICDFALGQSRQLYGYTMHSERPEHRIYDQYHSLGIVGVVSAFNFPVAVWSWNAMIALAAGDVVVWKPSSKVLLCAIAVHNIVSGVLKRNDIPEGVLNLVATSSKYLGDDMFSDKNIPLISFTGSTRVGRKVGRLVGERLGRSILELGGNNAVIVTPTSNQDMALRAIVFGAVGTTGQRCTSTRRVILHDSIYEEFKNKLLNVYKGLKIGNPLDEKNHVGPLIDKGASDTYFKAIEKVKAEGGKILFGGEVYKDAGCGSGCYVVPCVAEVENHYEIVQEETFAPLLYVIKYSTLDEAIELHNAVPQGLSSAMFSSNLLETERFLSHDGSDCGIANINIGTSGAEIGGAFGGEKDTGGGRESGSDAWKAYMRRQTNTINYGSELPLAQGIEFNV
- a CDS encoding aconitase/3-isopropylmalate dehydratase large subunit family protein; this encodes MSGKTFAEKILGAPVGSIVFATPDIILSHDNSSSIEKIFRKMGGNRVADPNKLLLVLDHNAPPTNAKLANDYQQIRNFAKEQHVSGFHDVGQGICHQLMAGHARPGMLVVGSDSHTCTAGAFNAFAAGIDRTETAGLWKQGETWFRVPETIKITLTGKLPEHVYSKDLALYIIGMVGSSGADYMSIEYHGEGVKTLTVSDRMTIANLASEMGAKNAVFPADERLEEYFGAKFKAIWADDDAVFTKKYTINLSELYPVAACPHHVDNVKSIDEVAGTPVAQALIGTCTNGRIEDLRAAAAILKGHKVPEGFQLLITPASREIYLQAMKEGLVEIFLEAGGNVLSPSCGPCLGTGQGIPADGINVISTANRNFLGRMGNRNASIYLASPATVAASALRGEITSPEKATSAHKFPYHKQQTATVVIDPGDDRLQNGVWNYSDVDNLNTDQMFAGSLTYEVNSSEPGKIVPHLFKGFDGRFAERVKPGDIIVCSENFGCGSSREHPSVGLVKAGVCAVIVKSVSRIFFRSAINQGLPIIVLPEAVAAYQKGESVEVDMASGVIYIGTKIFHFNPLPEKLMQILEKGGLVNWIRESETII
- a CDS encoding aconitase/3-isopropylmalate dehydratase large subunit family protein, whose translation is MMTIIEKIIAAHSGKESVKPGEIVDISIDVRLARDFGGANVVKNLVDNQLAVDNSSKTFFTFDCNPTGSDQKYAANQQKCRLFARDFNIRVYDINSGIGTHLAIDKGLAVPGSTVVSTDSHANILGAIGAFGQGMGDRDIAAAWARGAVWFKVPESVKITLSGKRPTGVYAKDIVLNLLQHFGASSLLGKSVELYGEEVDDLTLDERITISSMGTEMGAIAVFFPPSDEVVQYAKERSAEDFEPVFADGDAHYAENFELNIAIFVPAISLPGKPHDVVPVEQVKGTKIDSSFIGSCTNGRMEDMRAAARILKGRKVAPGVVLKIVPSTDEVWNACMDEGLIRIFKNAGAMLSNAGCAGCAAGQVGQNGPGEKTVSTGNRNFAGKQGKGDVYLVSPATAAASAVAGHITTEDDLPEQPSLFEEGHGKQEAVLVTHHVSEKEKPSVVEGRVWLVIEDNIDTDMIFHNQHLAITELSEMGKYTFGNLKGWEDFASKVQPGDMVITGKNFGAGSSRQQAVDCFKSLSVQAVLAESFGAIYERNAINAGFPIMTYESIEELELQNGDVIAVEFETGKITNRRNGKNITVQPFSDVQMEIYRKGDLLHV
- a CDS encoding HD domain-containing protein, with protein sequence MSNLEQVYDLWPELLWIKNEELRGQTAEAWRLALEKSVLTPEDLHRIPFTLLCGPDLKVSFMDHKRAVVHIARESGMKMNEFFKNELPVNMDVLISGAILADVGKLLEYELDQNGNSFQGKYGKLLRHPFSGVSLAESCGVPAEVCHIIATHAGEGDMVKRTTEAYIVHHADFMTFLPFKAMSNEK